A segment of the Bacillus pseudomycoides genome:
TACAATCATTATCATTCAAATAATCGAATATTCCTTTATTAAATACAAAAAAACCTCCATTTATTACAGCATTAAGTAGGGGTTTTTCCTTAAAATCCACAGCAATCCCGTTTTCGATCTGTAAAAGACCATATTGACTACTTTTTTTTATACCGGTTAATGTTGCGATTTTTCCTTTGTCTTTATGAAATTTTATAAGTTCGTTAATATTTATCTTTGCTAATCCGTCACCATAAGTTAATAAAAACATTTCATCCTGTATATGCTTTTCAAGTTTTTTTAATCTGGTTCCGGTCATTGTTTCAATCCCTGTATCTATAAATTTTATATTCCACTGTTTTGGTTCTTCAAGCAACTGGTAATGATTATTCTTTAAATCTAAATTAAAATCATGTTCTTTCCATATATAGTCCATGAAATATTCTTTGATTTTTTCACCTCCATACCCTAATGGTAAGACGAATTCATGATGTCCAAACCTGCTATACCAATTCATTATATGCCAAATGAGAGGTTTTCCTTGAACTTGAACTAATGGTTTTGGAATATCTTTGAGAATTCCCTGCATCCTTAATCCTTTCCCACCACACAAAATTATGACTTTCATTAAACTTTTACCACCCTTCAGTTAACATAGCTAATTTAAATTATGTAATACATTTATAGCTTGTATCCACCAATGTACGGACATTTATAAAAAAAATTTAAAAAACAATTTAAAAAACAATTTAAAAAACAATAATCAAGTCATTATAATTATTGTTTTTTTAATCAATTCCCATTAGGAGCATTAAAGTCTATTTTAGCCAGTGCTCCGTAAGTAAGCATAAAAGTACTTGTTTGAGTATTTTTTATTTTGCAATTACAGCTATGCGGGTAATAACGGATTTGGAGCAGCATTTCCAAACTTCCATCAAGCTGATCATCAAGAGGGGAGAGGAGTAGTATATGGTGTTGTTTGCATAAAACCTGAGGAAGTGGAGCAGAGAGATGTTCCTATGAACAAATTAGTATCAAGGTAGAATTCATCCACAAATATAATAGAATTAAATATCGGAAAGTTCTATTATATTTGAAGTAATGTCAAAAATATGAAATGTTTGTAAAGATAAGAAAATTATGTATAAGAGGGGGGGGATTGTTGGTATTTCGCCTTCTCTCTAAATTTTTTTGTATATATAGATGACTGTGGAGAGCTGTCTTTTTATGTGTAATAAAAAATGAAGATAATAGCAAAGAGGTAGAAAGTGTGTCTTTTAAGTGAAATGCCATTAATTTATTTCTTAAATGATTGCAAAAAATAAAGAGAAGTAACTGAAGCGGTTAGCAGCTAAGTATAAATTGTTTTTGAAAGTGTACGTAATTCTAGAAATATAAAAAGTGCTAACAAGTTTGCAAACGAACTTGCTAACACTTATACGGAATAGATATAAATT
Coding sequences within it:
- a CDS encoding sugar phosphate nucleotidyltransferase, with protein sequence MKVIILCGGKGLRMQGILKDIPKPLVQVQGKPLIWHIMNWYSRFGHHEFVLPLGYGGEKIKEYFMDYIWKEHDFNLDLKNNHYQLLEEPKQWNIKFIDTGIETMTGTRLKKLEKHIQDEMFLLTYGDGLAKININELIKFHKDKGKIATLTGIKKSSQYGLLQIENGIAVDFKEKPLLNAVINGGFFVFNKGIFDYLNDNDCMLEEEPLLNLIKNKELAVYEHNDYWISVDTPKDLKDANESWNPNKNS